One window of Medicago truncatula cultivar Jemalong A17 chromosome 2, MtrunA17r5.0-ANR, whole genome shotgun sequence genomic DNA carries:
- the LOC11418029 gene encoding protein STRICTOSIDINE SYNTHASE-LIKE 3: MPYMTLTRGLAIVILLFALYCGLDPFKQSPIQGFPDFEVHKINLPSWSEVPLDHDKDNLLLKSELMFVNQVQGPESIAFDSHGRGPYTGVADGRILFWNGLSWIDFAYTSPNRSELCNLKASATPLSYVETEDICGRPLGLRFDKKTGDLYIADAYFGLMKVGPQGGFATSLATEAEGVPFRFTNDVDIDTEGNVYFTDSSTKYQRRNFIQLILSGDNSGRVLKYNSATKETTVLVRNIQFPNGISLSKDGSFFVFSEGVIGRLCKYWLKGDKAGTLEILAILPGFADNVRVNENGDFWVAIHCRRYMYSYINALYPKIRKAILKLPIPTRIQYLLHIGGKMHAAVVKYSPDGKLLQILEDNEGKVVKAVSEVEEKDGKLWIGSVLMPFIAVYHLT, encoded by the exons ATGCCATACATGACGCTAACTCGAGGACTCGCTATTGTAATTCTCTTGTTTGCTCTCTACTGTGGATTAGACCCCTTCAAGCAAAGCCCTATCCAAGGCTTCCCTGATTTTGAGGTGCACAAAATTAACTTGCCATCATGGTCTGAAGTTCCTCTGGATCATGACAAAGACAACTTGTTGCTGAAATCGGAGCTCATGTTTGTGAACCAAGTGCAGGGACCGGAGAGCATTGCCTTCGATTCTCATGGTCGTGGCCCTTACACCGGTGTTGCTGATGGAAGGATTTTGTTTTGGAATGGACTGTCTTGGATTGATTTTGCATATACCTCACCCAACAG GTCAGAACTATGCAATCTAAAGGCATCTGCAACACCACTTAGTTATGTTGAAACTGAGGACATCTGTGGAAGGCCTTTGGGACTCAGATTTGACAAGAAAACTGGTGATTTATACATAGCAGATGCATATTTCGGGCTTATGAAGGTGGGGCCTCAAGGTGGTTTCGCAACATCTCTTGCAACCGAAGCAGAAGGAGTACCATTTAGATTTACTAATGATGTAGACATTGATACAGAAGGGAACGTTTACTTCACCGATAGCAGCACTAAATATCAGAGAAG GAATTTCATTCAGCTGATACTTTCTGGTGACAATAGTGGGAGGGTTTTGAAATACAATTCTGCCACCAAGGAAACCACCGTTCTTGTTAGAAACATTCAATTTCCAAATGGGATTTCCTTAAGCAAGGATGGTTCCTTCTTTGTATTTTCAGAAGGAGTAATTGGAAG GTTATGCAAGTATTGGCTAAAAGGAGATAAAGCTGGAACTTTAGAAATCTTAGCAATCCTACCTGGTTTTGCCGACAATGTGAGAGTCAACGAAAATGGTGACTTTTGGGTGGCTATCCATTGTAGAAGGTATATGTACAGTTACATAAATGCTCTCTACCCAAAGATTAGAAAAGCCATACTCAAGCTACCTATCCCAACAAGGATTCAATACCTGCTACATATTGGAGGCAAAATGCATGCAGCCGTCGTTAAGTATAGCCCTGACGGTAAACTTCTGCAAATATTGGAGGACAATGAGGGAAAAGTTGTTAAAGCAGTGAGTGAAGTGGAGGAGAAGGATGGTAAACTCTGGATAGGAAGTGTTTTGATGCCTTTCATTGCAGTTTATCATTTGACATGA